The genomic segment GACAACGAAATAAAAAGTATCTCATTCCCATATTACGAAGTAATTGAATATACAAATAAAATTTCTTCATGAGATTATTTTTTCTCAAGGCTCTATTTCAATCCATTTATTCAGTTTCAAACTTTCAATACAAGCAAAAGATGCTTTTGTTGTATTGATTATAGAACAAAAAGGAATCAAAGCTTCTCCTCCTCTTAATATTCTTTCATTTAACAAAGAAAATTGAGTCGTATGTCCTTTATCCATACTTTTCTTCATTTTAGTAAATCCTTTACAACCGTATCCTTTCAGTTCCCTCCAATTATCTAGAACCAAAGTTTTTTCTTGAGTATATATTTCCACACGTTCTTTTGAATAAGACTTACTTCCATTTGCAAAATAATTTATCACTGCATTAGACCCATCTTTATATCTTAATAAAATACTTGCATTATCAGTATTCTCTTCAGGATTTTCACCCATTGCATTCATACACACCGAAGTAACGATGCTATCAGTGAGGAACGAACATAAATCTATGAAATGACAAGCTTCACCAATTATACGTCCACCACCCGTTTTTAGATCATGTACCCATACTTCAGAAGGAATAAAGCCCGCATTCATAGTAGCTATTATATTCTTCACTCCCTTTCCTGCAAGTTCTTTCATTTTTACTGCAAATGAAGAGAAACGCCTATTGAAACCAACAGTCAACGTTACTCCATTTTTTTGCGCCATTTGATATGCAGTGACTATTTCACCCAGTTCTTTTTGATTTAAGCACAATGGTTTCTCAACAAATACATGCTTACCAGCATATAACGCATCCAAAACCATTGGAGCATGAAGATTATGCCGGGTAGTTATCATAACTAAATCTACTACATCGTCTTTCAGAATCTCATGATAATCAGAAGTCGCTCTTTTTGCACCAACTTTTTTTGCCAAGATCTTTGCGGATAATCCTTGCGCACTTGCAATATAACGAATACATGCCTTTGATTTAGTTAAAGCTGGAAGCATTGTGGCTGAGGTAAAGTTCCCAGCTCCAATAATTCCAATTTGTCCTTTCGTTCCTGTGAAATTTAATGATGTGACTTCAACTACTGTACGCATTTTGCTATCACTCGGATATTTTATAATAGAAGCTATTGAACCATGCTTTCGCATGTCACCATATATTTCCTTATAATTATCTAATTTTACCTCTTCTGTTATCAAAGATTTTACATCAATCCTCCCCATAGCTATGGCTTGCAAAACAGTCTCAAAGTTTCGTTTTTCAGTCCAACGAACAAAAGGTAACGGATAATCTATTCCTCTATTCTCATAATCGTCATCATAACGTCCTGGACCATAAGAGCAAGATACCTGAAATGACAATTCTTTTTTATAAAAATCATCTCTGCGAAGACCTAAGCCAATAACTCCAACAAGTACAATACGCCCTTTTTTTCTTGACATCTCCGCAGCTTGATGTATTACCTCATCTGTTTTTGTTGATGCTGTTATCAGAATAGCATCCGCACCATAAGATGCGGTTTCTTCCAACACATACTTTACGGGATCTGTACCTTTTGTAGGATTAATACCAATAATATTTTTTTCTCTTGCTAACTGTACTTTTTCCTCATCAAAATCTATACCAATTACTCTACAACCATTGGCTTGCAACAGTTGAGCCGCTATTAAACCTATCAATCCCAAACCTATCACAACTACTGTCTCACCCAATTGTGGATTAATTAAACGGATACCTTGTAATCCAATAGAACCTATTACCGTAAAAGCAGCTTCCTCATCCGATACATTTTCCGGTATCTTAGCTACTAAATTCTTTGGAACACATACATATTCAGCATGTTGCCCATTAGAAGCGACTCTATCACCAACCTTAAACTCTGTTACTCCATTTCCTATAGCAACTACCGTACCAGAATTACAATAGCCCAATGGTAAGGGATGTCCCAATTTATTAAATACAGCTTCTATTGTAGGTTGTACTCCATCAGTTTTTATCTTATCCAAAACTTGCTTTACCTTATCCGGTTGCTGGCGAGCTTTATCTATCAGACTAGCTTTCCCAAACTCTACAAGCATACGTTCTGTTCCCAAAGACACTAACGAGCAAGAGGTTTTAATTAATACACTTCCCGATTTCACTTGTGGTACAGGTACTTCTTCAAGTATAGTCTGCCCCGATTTCATATCTTGAATAATCTGTCTCATAATCAACTATACACCAATAATAATATTCTCTATTTTAATTCTGCAATAATTTTATCATAGAATTGAATTAATGCTAAACCTTTCAGATTTAGCATTACATGCTTCCTTTCATTCTTCAATTTTGAAAGATTCTTTAATACAATAAACAATTCATCCATATCATTTCGTTTCACTGTATATACTCCATGTGGTCTATCTACTACATCAGTGGCTACTACACTTAATCCAAAATCTAAAGCTTCATGTATAGACAAACTATCTCCATCTGTTGAAGTATAGCGAATAAAACAATCCGCATAGTCAAACACTTTTTGAAATGAATGAGGACTATCTAATATTAGAATATTTTTAGGCAATAAATAATTTTTCTTTTTATACGTCCCCGAAGGATCTGAAATAACTAATCCCCAGCTTGGTCTTTCAGAAAAAAAAGCTATTAATTCCGATACTCCATAAATTTCTTGACCATATTTATCTAAAGAGTAATTATAAGCATTTGTTATACATACAAAAGAGCACTTCGTTCGTAATATTACAAGTTCGGATTTCATCCCATTTTCTAAATCAGGCTCCTCAATAGAGGGTATATAAGCTGATAACAAAGTAGCTTTAGAATTATACTTGATTGCCACCTTCAGACTATGATTATTTATCACAATAGGATAGGTGCACAACTTGACAGAATAAAAATCCAAGCAATTCATTACAAAATGAAAACGTCCCAAATCTCCATGATATGTTATCAATGAAATTTTATGTTGTACTAAACAACATATAGCAAAAAAGACTCTCAATTTTGGTGAAGAAGTATGTAAATGAATAATATCATTTGCACTAATTGCTTTAATAAAAGAATATATAGTAAAATTATTCAAATCATAAAAAGTATAGTCATATCCCAATTTATCAATCAATTTGACCAGTCTATCTACATGTATTGTCACTCCACCAATAGGAAGAGGCCGTTTACCAACTATCAATATTTTTTTTCGCATATTTCAATATAATATTTTTTCACCGCATATACTAATGAGAGCAGAATTGCAAAAATTATATATTCATAAAACGCTATCATATTGAAGAACAAATCAAACCACCCCAAGGTTAAAGCTGCCAAACAAATACAATATAAGAATAGTGCAAATTGATTTTTCTTCAATGAACAAACTAACAATAAATGTCCAACAAGACTATAAACAATTACAGTAAAGATCCCCCCCCAAATACCTCCATAAATAAATATTGTTCCGAAAAAAGTTTTCACATTTGATTCCATTC from the Bacteroides eggerthii genome contains:
- a CDS encoding bi-domain-containing oxidoreductase; amino-acid sequence: MRQIIQDMKSGQTILEEVPVPQVKSGSVLIKTSCSLVSLGTERMLVEFGKASLIDKARQQPDKVKQVLDKIKTDGVQPTIEAVFNKLGHPLPLGYCNSGTVVAIGNGVTEFKVGDRVASNGQHAEYVCVPKNLVAKIPENVSDEEAAFTVIGSIGLQGIRLINPQLGETVVVIGLGLIGLIAAQLLQANGCRVIGIDFDEEKVQLAREKNIIGINPTKGTDPVKYVLEETASYGADAILITASTKTDEVIHQAAEMSRKKGRIVLVGVIGLGLRRDDFYKKELSFQVSCSYGPGRYDDDYENRGIDYPLPFVRWTEKRNFETVLQAIAMGRIDVKSLITEEVKLDNYKEIYGDMRKHGSIASIIKYPSDSKMRTVVEVTSLNFTGTKGQIGIIGAGNFTSATMLPALTKSKACIRYIASAQGLSAKILAKKVGAKRATSDYHEILKDDVVDLVMITTRHNLHAPMVLDALYAGKHVFVEKPLCLNQKELGEIVTAYQMAQKNGVTLTVGFNRRFSSFAVKMKELAGKGVKNIIATMNAGFIPSEVWVHDLKTGGGRIIGEACHFIDLCSFLTDSIVTSVCMNAMGENPEENTDNASILLRYKDGSNAVINYFANGSKSYSKERVEIYTQEKTLVLDNWRELKGYGCKGFTKMKKSMDKGHTTQFSLLNERILRGGEALIPFCSIINTTKASFACIESLKLNKWIEIEP
- a CDS encoding glycosyltransferase family 1 protein translates to MRKKILIVGKRPLPIGGVTIHVDRLVKLIDKLGYDYTFYDLNNFTIYSFIKAISANDIIHLHTSSPKLRVFFAICCLVQHKISLITYHGDLGRFHFVMNCLDFYSVKLCTYPIVINNHSLKVAIKYNSKATLLSAYIPSIEEPDLENGMKSELVILRTKCSFVCITNAYNYSLDKYGQEIYGVSELIAFFSERPSWGLVISDPSGTYKKKNYLLPKNILILDSPHSFQKVFDYADCFIRYTSTDGDSLSIHEALDFGLSVVATDVVDRPHGVYTVKRNDMDELFIVLKNLSKLKNERKHVMLNLKGLALIQFYDKIIAELK